A segment of the Allosaccharopolyspora coralli genome:
GGATGTGCGCGAATACGATGTCGTCGTGCTCGGGGCCGGGCCGGTCGGTGAGAACGCCGCCGCACGGTCCGTCGCGGGGGGACTGTCCGCACTGCTCATCGAATCCGAGCGGTTCGGCGGCGAATGCTCGTACTGGGCGTGCATGCCCAGTAAAGCCCTACTCCGGTCCGGCCATGCGCTCGCTGCGGCGCGGCGTGTCGGCGGGTCGCGTGAGGCGGTGACGGGCGACCTCGACGCGTCGGCCGTGCTCCGCCGCCGAAACTCTTTCACATCCGAGTGGGACGACTCCGCGCAAGTCAGCTGGGCCCAGAACGCCGGTGTCGAGGTGCTTCGTGGCCACGGCCGGCTCACGGGGCATCGGCAGGTCGATGTGGACGGCGCCGAGGGACATGTGCGGGTCAGTGCGAGAAGGGCGGTCGTCATCTGCACGGGGAGTGTCCCGCGTGTCCCGCCCATCGACGGCCTGGACGGCGTCGAGACCTGGGGCTCGCGCGAAGGTACGTCCGCACAGCACGTTCCTCGAAGCCTGCTCGTCGTCGGTGCGGGGGTCGTGGGCACCGAGCTCGCGCAGGCATGGGCGCGTCTCGGCAGCGCGGTGACCCTCGTCGGCCGGTCCGAACGACCGTTGCCGTCCACGGAGCCGGTGGCGGGCGACCTCGTCGCCGAGGGACTCCGCGCCGACGGTGTCGACCTCCGGCTGTCCACCGACGTCACCGCCGTGTCCGGAGAGGACGGTGCGGTCCGGGCGCGGCTTTCGGACGGCACGGAGGTGCGCGGTGATCATCTGCTCGTGGCTACCGGGCGGCGCCCGGGCACCGACGACGTCGGCCTGGAGACGGTCGGGCTGTCGCCCGGCGATCCGCTGCAGGTCGACGAGCACGGCCAGGTGCGTGGTGTCGACGCCGGGTGGCTGTACGCGGCGGGGGATTCCACCGACCAACCGCAGCTGACACACCAGGGCAAGTACGCGGCGCGAGTGATCGGTGACGTGATCGTCGCCCGGTCCGCCGGACGGAACATCGTCGACAGTCCCGAGTGGAGTCGCTTCACGGCGACCGCCAACGAGCATGCGGTGCCACAGGTCGTGTTCACCGATCCTGCGGTGTGCGCCGTGGGCCGCACCGCCGAGCGAGCCGAACGGGAGGGCTACCGGACCGCCGTGGTCGACCTGGACTTCGGCGTGGCGGGCTCGGCGCTGCAGGCCGACGATTTTCGCGGTGCGGCGCGGATGGTGGTCGACGAGGACCGGGAGGTACTGGTGGGGGTGACCTTCGTCGGCCCGGATCTGGCCGAGCTGTTGCACTCCGCGACGATCGCTGTGGCGGGCGAGGTGCCGTTGCGTCGTCTCTGGCACGCGGTCCCCTCGTTCCCGACCGCGAGCGAGATCTGGCTCCGCCTTCTCGAGGAGTACGGCCTCTGACGGTCGAACGGCACATTCGCCTCGTCTTGTGGGGCGAGAGTGCCGTTCGCCTCGTGTCAATTGGGTGTGCCGAGCATCAGCACGAGGACGGCGGCGAGACAGACCAGAAGTGCTACGAACCCGAGCGTGATGGTTCGACGTCGCGTGAGCGCGTCCTGCGGAGTTCCCGCGACCGCGCGATCGGTCGTGGAGCGCGACGATCCCCGTTGCGCCGACCGCTCAGCGTCCTCGTCGGGGACCTTCTTCAGCCTCGTCGTCTCCGAGCTCGCGAGGCCAGAGGCGACGTCGGGGAAGCCTTCGTCGACGAGCGTGGCCATCCCGAGCCGCTGTGAGCCGGCGCCGAGGATGCGCAGCACACGGGCCGCGGGCTCGGCGCGGCAGGTGTCCTCGTAGGTCGCCAGCTCCCGGACCGCCGAGAGCATCGTCCGAGTCGTCGGGCACAGGACCCGGACACCTCGGTTGAGATCCTGCGTGGGCTGGGTGATCCGGTCCGCGTACGGCCCGACCGCGACGATCGTGCTCACCGGCAG
Coding sequences within it:
- a CDS encoding dihydrolipoyl dehydrogenase family protein, whose protein sequence is MSDVREYDVVVLGAGPVGENAAARSVAGGLSALLIESERFGGECSYWACMPSKALLRSGHALAAARRVGGSREAVTGDLDASAVLRRRNSFTSEWDDSAQVSWAQNAGVEVLRGHGRLTGHRQVDVDGAEGHVRVSARRAVVICTGSVPRVPPIDGLDGVETWGSREGTSAQHVPRSLLVVGAGVVGTELAQAWARLGSAVTLVGRSERPLPSTEPVAGDLVAEGLRADGVDLRLSTDVTAVSGEDGAVRARLSDGTEVRGDHLLVATGRRPGTDDVGLETVGLSPGDPLQVDEHGQVRGVDAGWLYAAGDSTDQPQLTHQGKYAARVIGDVIVARSAGRNIVDSPEWSRFTATANEHAVPQVVFTDPAVCAVGRTAERAEREGYRTAVVDLDFGVAGSALQADDFRGAARMVVDEDREVLVGVTFVGPDLAELLHSATIAVAGEVPLRRLWHAVPSFPTASEIWLRLLEEYGL